TTCGACAGCAGGTTCAACAGAATCTGCTTGAGGCGCGTGCGGTCGGCCAGCACGTTCAGGGGGCAAGCGTCGGGAAAGGTCATGCCGATGCCGCGCTGGCTGGCCAGCGGCGCGATCATGTCGCGGCACTCCTGCAAGATGGCGTCCAGGCCCACCGGTTCGAGCGACAGGCTGACGGTGCCCGATTCCACCTTCGCCAGGTCGAGGATTTCATTGATCAAGGTCAGCAGGTGGCGCCCCGATTTCAGGATATGCCCGGCGAACTCCTTCTTTTGCTCCAGGGTCGACGGCAGGCGGTCGGAACTGAGGATTTGCGCGAAGCCCAGGATGGCGTTGAGCGGCGTGCGCAATTCATGGCTCATCGACGACAAAAACGCCGACTTGGCATAGTTGGCGCTGCGCGCCTCTTCCATCGCCATGGCCAGTTCGCCATTCGTCATTTCCAGCTGCATCGTGCGCTCGTGCACGCGTACTTCCAGCTCCTGATTCAGGCGCATGACTTCCTGCTGCGCCTGGGTGCGCTGCTCGCCCTCGCGCGCCAGCTCGCCGTTCGAGCGCTCCAGCGCCTGCGTGCGCAGCTCGATCTCGGCCAGCATCTTGTTGAAGGAATCGACCAGCTGCGCCACCTCGTCGACGCTGAGCTTGCGCGCGCGGCGCGAGTAGTCGCCCGTCTCGATCACTTCGCGCGCCACGTCGGCGATGTCGAGGATGGGCTGCGTGATGACGAAATCGAGGCGGCGCAGCAGCAGCAAGGCCACCAGCAGCGCCAGCACCGTCACGCCCAGCGCGATGGCCAGGTAATCGGCCGTGCGGCCTGCCAGTTCGTAATCGGCGCGCAGATACACGGTGCCCAGCAGCTCGCCATTGTCGACGATGGGCTTGAACAATTCGACGGATTTGCCCGCGATGCTGACGCCTTCCTTGCCCGCCTTCGCCGGCAGCTCGCCCAAGCGTTCATTCGCGCGGTAGCTGGCAAACAGGCTGCCGTCGGCCTTGTACAGGGCGCCGGCCGTCACGCGCGGGCGGATGCGCATCAGATTGAGGTTTTCCAGCGCCAGGCGCTCGTCGTCGAAGGCCAGCGCGGCCGAACTCATGTGCCCGAGCAGTTCGGCCTGGGTACTGATGTCGGCCACCAGATTGCGGTGGTAGGCGCGCAAGTCGTAGGCGACGATGGTGCCCAGCGAAATGACGAGCGCCACCAGGGTGGTCAGCAAGACCACCGACATCAGCTTGTGGCGGATGGAACGCAGTCGTATCATCTAGGCGCCTCCCGTCTGCACGCGGTAGGCGGCCAGCAGCATGCGTGCGCTGATGCGGATATGCGCCTGCGCCACGGGTTTCAGCGCCACGTCGAAGCGCACCTTGTCTTCGGCCATCACAAAATTGATCATGCTGCCCATCGCGTAGACCTCATCCGAATCGGACACCGTCAGCAACGCCAGGCCACGGCTGGCGGCCAGCATTTCCTGCAGCGCCATTTTATCCAGCGCGCCCAGGTACAGCACGTGCAGCCCGGCCAGCGCGTCGCCGCGGCGCACTTTTTTCACCTGCACGGCGCGGCCGTTGACGCTGTGCCCGGCCACGCTCTGTTCGAGCTGCTCGGCCAGCGCATCGGCGCCCGCCACGCCGATCACCAGCGGGGAGTCGGGCCGGGCAAAGCTGCCGTCGGGCCACTCGACATAGCCGGCAAACTTGTACAGATATCCGGCCTTGACCTGGCGTTCCAGCTCCCCCGGCACCTGCGCCCGCGCATCGGCGCATAGCACGCCCAGGAGCAGCATTAGCCAGCCCCAGCGCAGGGAGCGGCGAGCAGCGCCGCGCACAGGGCGGCGCAGGGGGCCAGGATGACGCCACCAGGTCCAGTTCAGAATTGCCATGACAACCGAGTAAAGATAATGCATATGAAGGCGCGGCACCATGCCGCCTGCCTGTTCGAGCGATGCGCACCAGGGTGGCGCAGCGACAGAGCGCCTGCCGGCCCGAAGTGGTAGCAAATGTATAAAAGAGTGTACGCATTTTCGCTGTGACCGGGGAAAGTTTCTTTTACTGTCGGCCATGCTACAGTCTTGCCACCATTTTCACCGCACACAGGAGCCATCCATGAGCAAGGAACTCGTCCCCCTCTCCACCGCCGTCGGCCTGGCCTTGCAGGCGAAAGGCCTGCTGCTGGCCACGGCCGAATCGTGCACGGGCGGCGGCGTGGCGCAGGCCGTCACCGATATCTCGGGCTCGAGCGCCTGGTTCGAACGGGGCTTCGTCACCTATTCCAACGGGGCCAAGACCGGCATGCTGGACGTGCCCGCCGAACTGATCGCCGCACACGGCGCCGTCAGCGAGGAAGTGGCGGCCGCCATGGCGCAAGGCACCCTGGCCCACAGCGAAGCCCAGGTGGCCGTCTCGACCACGGGCATCGCCGGCCCCACGGGCGGCGTGCCGGGCAAGCCCGTCGGCACCGTCTGCTTCGGCTGGGCCATGGACGGGCGCGTGCAGACGCAGCGGCTGGTGTTCGCGGGCGACCGGCAAGCCGTGCGCGAGCAGGCGGTGGCGCACGCCTTGCGGGAACTGCTGCGTTTTATTCAGTAGCGCCGGCGATGCAGGCGCGGTCGCGGCCCGCCTGCTTGGCCGCGTACAGGGCGCTGTCGGCGCGCATCAGCAATTCATGGCGGCCGGCGCCGTGGCGCGGATATTCGGCAATACCGGCCGAAAAGGTGCAGCCCGTCAAGCTGTGCGGCGCCTGCTGGATCAGCAGCTGGCGGTAGCGCGCGGCGATATCGTCGATCTTGTGCGCGGCGATGAGGCTGTCGGCTTCGCGCAACAGCAGGCAGAATTCCTCGCCGCCATAGCGGCACACCATGTCGCTGCCGCGCAGCTGGCCTTCCACCAGGCGCGCGAACTGGATCAGCACTTCGTCGCCAAAATTATGCCCGTAAGTGTCGTTGACGCGCTTGAAAAAATCCAGGTCGATGATGGCGATGGCCACGGGCGCATCCGCATCGGCCTCGTGCAGGATGGCATTGAGGCAGGTTTCAAAA
This window of the Janthinobacterium agaricidamnosum genome carries:
- a CDS encoding ATP-binding protein — protein: MIRLRSIRHKLMSVVLLTTLVALVISLGTIVAYDLRAYHRNLVADISTQAELLGHMSSAALAFDDERLALENLNLMRIRPRVTAGALYKADGSLFASYRANERLGELPAKAGKEGVSIAGKSVELFKPIVDNGELLGTVYLRADYELAGRTADYLAIALGVTVLALLVALLLLRRLDFVITQPILDIADVAREVIETGDYSRRARKLSVDEVAQLVDSFNKMLAEIELRTQALERSNGELAREGEQRTQAQQEVMRLNQELEVRVHERTMQLEMTNGELAMAMEEARSANYAKSAFLSSMSHELRTPLNAILGFAQILSSDRLPSTLEQKKEFAGHILKSGRHLLTLINEILDLAKVESGTVSLSLEPVGLDAILQECRDMIAPLASQRGIGMTFPDACPLNVLADRTRLKQILLNLLSNALKYNREQGQVAIDCAPQADGRVRISVRDTGVGLDGEQVALLFQPFNRLGQEGGTEEGSGIGLVVTKRLVELMDGSIGVSSAPGEGSTFWIELRVVDALPAPDLLALPRPDLAGALLDHSAPVTLLYVEDNPANLTLVEEIVRYCPQLQLLTATDGRLGVEMARTHLPQLILMDINLPHVNGTEALKLLRADPRTAHIPVIALTANAMPGDVERSMALGFYRYLTKPINLDEFTEAINSTLAYVAQQRRQKGTGAP
- a CDS encoding YfiR family protein → MAILNWTWWRHPGPLRRPVRGAARRSLRWGWLMLLLGVLCADARAQVPGELERQVKAGYLYKFAGYVEWPDGSFARPDSPLVIGVAGADALAEQLEQSVAGHSVNGRAVQVKKVRRGDALAGLHVLYLGALDKMALQEMLAASRGLALLTVSDSDEVYAMGSMINFVMAEDKVRFDVALKPVAQAHIRISARMLLAAYRVQTGGA
- a CDS encoding CinA family protein; the encoded protein is MSKELVPLSTAVGLALQAKGLLLATAESCTGGGVAQAVTDISGSSAWFERGFVTYSNGAKTGMLDVPAELIAAHGAVSEEVAAAMAQGTLAHSEAQVAVSTTGIAGPTGGVPGKPVGTVCFGWAMDGRVQTQRLVFAGDRQAVREQAVAHALRELLRFIQ